In Shinella sp. XGS7, a single genomic region encodes these proteins:
- a CDS encoding protein kinase: MAKVILVGQAVNDAERSAIAYLRDRLPDNFVLLHNFEIERQGERFEIDIALLTPHALYLIDVKGTRGTIDVYGNKWYPEGRAPYPSPLGKLRGHARTVKGLVTQANPGRNELDGIYVDAAILLTAPDAHLNDREQLDADRVVKLKDAERYFKDATRIPARFSKNILQQQGLILHALKVVKPASAVQCFGHWQVKEKLGAAEAYTEFRAENAFAGGTARLRVYQADPYQPEDLRKAQVNRIANAYRALSKLPLHPNIVAARDFFPTDDDKSFILILDDAPGQALTVHMARPQLALTLDQKWRVAKDLLAALAHAHHHGVVHRNLTPGAILIGQDGTTRITDFDFAKPGVDRSLTIATDIVDLVEKAYVAPEAFSEPGAASSASDIFSAGVILYELFTGERPFAGEPTTVWDRAGEFLNKPSALRPELNEAFDAWLQSLCAFDEHQRLTASAALAALNALLQPVAQVASQAAEAPKSEVFEVDDAQTDYLNLVAGHRLTHKFIVEKKLGRGSFGVVYKVIDTLGDVARTVKLIVSDRHSTLERLKKEYRHLVHIPEHPHVVRVLDADVIPGRDIPFLVFEYVEGADVGDMIHYRLLSPEDALELGKQVIEGLVHLHAQGFHHCDIKPRNLLWTQKGAKIIDFNVSVRADDKESRGGGSRRYLPPDFDPEVIPHNGERADRDLYALGLTLYEALTARYPWDTTEPPINKPAPDPRELSGFADLAPELVNVVLKAIAPRRAERFHTAVDFRDALAEVRHARRVQTVSLAAMVSAVSSGQPALAESAPNTNAFVSHLLTLYSQSRRSNAGTRGMDALGFSAYVDTALDRALLPAVLQGEFRLVLISGNAGDGKTAFLQRLEKEVEARGGSVNRGLANGSELSLDGKRYLINYDGSQDEGNKDNNQVLLDFLVPFKGNDAASWRPQETRLIAINEGRLVDFLAAHERDFPALTALVRRAFATGEAESGVAVVNLNLRSVVADDASNAEGGSILERTLRSIVRPENWAACEQCDLKDSCYALHNARSFQDEIAGPRLLERLKTLYTMAHLRGRLHITMRDLRSALSFMLIGNRDCGEIHALYASGKHDDVARSFYFNSWMGGGQATSDRLLTLLSDLDVGKQEDPRFDRGLDFVQPDDRALFRFERRGQFDFEVLKRLFGDLPRGVSDSSVRHRARKHREYVAMARRKHFFERRDASWEKMLPYRSAKRMVEIVRGEMPIDELTSEILHAINRGEGLQRPERLGASLALQLRQVEHGTVRSYRLFPVEGFGLQVQDFAAKARFVEHLPTGLLLKYQGQGAGAISSELIINLDVFEMLVRLNEGYRPSVEEMQGFYLCLGVFKNSLNAQPYREILLTTTGHDFFRLARHDDGRVEMRLLHGPVGGARQEEAAESGARGN; this comes from the coding sequence GTGGCTAAAGTGATCCTAGTAGGCCAGGCGGTCAATGATGCAGAGCGCAGCGCCATCGCTTACCTGCGGGATCGCTTGCCAGATAATTTCGTTCTGCTTCACAACTTCGAGATCGAGCGGCAGGGCGAGCGCTTCGAGATCGACATCGCATTGCTGACCCCGCACGCTCTTTACCTGATCGACGTGAAGGGCACGCGCGGCACCATCGATGTGTACGGCAACAAGTGGTACCCCGAGGGACGCGCGCCGTATCCGTCGCCGCTGGGCAAGCTGCGCGGCCATGCGCGCACGGTAAAGGGCTTGGTTACCCAGGCCAATCCAGGTCGGAATGAACTGGACGGTATCTATGTCGATGCCGCCATCCTGCTCACCGCGCCCGATGCCCACCTGAATGACCGCGAGCAGCTGGATGCAGACCGGGTGGTGAAGTTGAAGGACGCAGAGCGCTACTTCAAGGATGCCACGCGCATCCCGGCGCGCTTCTCCAAGAACATCCTGCAGCAGCAGGGATTGATCCTGCATGCCTTGAAGGTGGTGAAGCCTGCCTCCGCCGTGCAGTGCTTTGGGCACTGGCAGGTGAAGGAAAAGCTTGGGGCGGCGGAGGCCTATACCGAGTTTCGTGCCGAGAACGCGTTCGCGGGTGGCACGGCCCGTCTGCGGGTGTACCAGGCTGACCCCTATCAACCTGAAGATTTGCGCAAGGCGCAGGTCAACCGCATTGCCAACGCCTACAGGGCGTTGTCCAAACTGCCACTGCATCCCAACATCGTCGCGGCGCGGGACTTCTTCCCGACCGATGACGACAAATCGTTCATCCTGATCCTGGACGATGCACCAGGCCAAGCGCTGACCGTGCACATGGCTCGGCCGCAGTTGGCGCTGACGCTGGACCAGAAGTGGCGCGTGGCGAAAGACCTGTTAGCGGCCTTGGCCCATGCCCACCATCACGGTGTGGTGCACCGCAACCTGACTCCGGGCGCGATATTGATTGGCCAGGACGGCACCACACGCATCACCGACTTCGATTTCGCCAAGCCCGGTGTGGACCGCAGCCTGACGATTGCGACGGACATTGTTGATCTGGTGGAGAAAGCCTATGTGGCGCCCGAAGCGTTCAGTGAGCCGGGTGCCGCATCCAGCGCATCAGACATCTTCTCCGCAGGGGTCATCCTCTATGAACTCTTCACCGGCGAGCGCCCCTTCGCGGGCGAGCCCACCACCGTGTGGGATCGGGCTGGCGAGTTCCTCAACAAGCCCTCGGCACTGAGGCCGGAGCTGAACGAGGCCTTTGATGCTTGGCTGCAGAGCTTGTGTGCTTTCGACGAGCACCAACGGCTGACCGCATCGGCTGCTCTGGCCGCCTTGAATGCTTTGCTGCAACCCGTGGCGCAAGTGGCCAGTCAGGCTGCTGAAGCGCCAAAGTCTGAGGTCTTCGAAGTCGATGATGCCCAGACCGACTACCTGAACTTGGTGGCAGGCCATCGCCTGACCCACAAGTTCATCGTGGAGAAGAAGCTCGGGCGCGGCAGCTTCGGGGTGGTCTACAAGGTGATCGACACCTTGGGCGACGTGGCGCGTACGGTGAAGCTTATTGTCAGTGACCGGCACTCGACCTTGGAGCGCTTGAAGAAGGAGTACCGCCACCTGGTGCACATCCCCGAGCACCCCCACGTGGTCCGTGTGCTGGATGCGGATGTGATTCCTGGGCGGGACATCCCCTTCCTGGTCTTTGAGTACGTGGAAGGAGCCGATGTCGGCGACATGATCCACTATCGCCTACTGTCCCCTGAAGATGCGCTGGAGCTGGGCAAGCAGGTGATCGAGGGTCTGGTGCATCTGCATGCGCAGGGCTTCCATCACTGCGACATCAAGCCGCGCAATCTGTTGTGGACGCAGAAGGGCGCCAAGATCATCGACTTCAATGTGTCGGTGCGGGCCGACGACAAAGAATCGCGCGGCGGGGGCTCGCGGCGCTATTTGCCCCCGGACTTTGACCCTGAGGTCATTCCACACAACGGCGAACGCGCAGACCGCGATCTGTATGCGCTGGGTCTGACTTTGTACGAGGCATTGACCGCCCGCTACCCGTGGGACACCACAGAGCCTCCCATCAACAAGCCTGCGCCGGACCCTCGCGAACTGTCGGGCTTTGCCGACTTGGCGCCGGAGCTGGTGAATGTGGTGCTCAAGGCCATTGCGCCGCGCAGGGCCGAGCGCTTCCACACGGCCGTCGATTTCCGCGATGCGCTGGCAGAAGTTCGCCATGCACGTCGTGTGCAGACGGTCAGCCTAGCCGCCATGGTGTCGGCGGTGAGCAGCGGGCAGCCCGCCTTGGCTGAATCGGCACCCAACACCAATGCGTTCGTATCACACCTGCTGACGCTCTACAGCCAAAGCCGGCGCAGCAATGCGGGTACGCGGGGCATGGATGCGCTGGGTTTCTCAGCCTATGTGGACACTGCGCTGGACCGTGCTCTGTTGCCTGCTGTGCTGCAGGGGGAGTTCCGGCTTGTGCTGATCTCTGGCAACGCTGGTGATGGCAAGACCGCCTTCTTGCAACGCCTGGAGAAAGAGGTGGAAGCGCGCGGCGGGTCAGTCAATCGTGGTTTGGCAAACGGCAGCGAACTGAGCTTGGATGGCAAGCGCTACCTGATCAACTACGACGGCAGCCAAGACGAGGGCAACAAGGACAACAACCAGGTCTTGCTGGACTTTCTGGTCCCGTTCAAGGGCAACGATGCAGCATCCTGGAGGCCCCAAGAAACCCGACTGATTGCCATCAACGAGGGCCGCTTGGTGGACTTCCTCGCTGCACATGAACGGGATTTCCCGGCACTCACCGCCCTGGTTCGGCGTGCATTCGCCACGGGGGAAGCGGAGTCTGGCGTGGCGGTGGTGAATCTGAATCTGCGCAGCGTTGTGGCCGATGATGCCAGCAATGCTGAGGGCGGGTCGATTCTGGAGCGCACGCTGCGAAGCATCGTCCGCCCTGAGAACTGGGCTGCTTGTGAGCAGTGTGACTTGAAAGACAGTTGCTACGCCTTGCACAACGCACGCAGTTTCCAGGATGAGATCGCTGGGCCGCGCTTGCTGGAACGCCTCAAGACGCTGTACACAATGGCGCACTTGCGTGGGCGCTTGCACATCACGATGCGTGACCTGCGTTCAGCGCTGTCGTTCATGCTGATTGGCAACCGCGACTGCGGCGAGATTCATGCGCTCTACGCTTCAGGTAAGCACGATGACGTGGCGCGCAGCTTCTACTTCAACAGCTGGATGGGTGGCGGGCAAGCCACCTCGGACCGGCTGCTGACGCTGCTGAGCGATCTAGATGTTGGCAAGCAGGAGGACCCCCGCTTCGACCGAGGTCTGGACTTTGTTCAGCCGGATGACCGCGCCCTGTTCCGCTTCGAGCGCCGAGGGCAGTTTGACTTTGAGGTGTTGAAGCGACTGTTCGGCGATCTGCCGCGTGGCGTGTCTGACTCGTCAGTTCGCCACCGGGCGCGGAAGCATCGCGAGTACGTGGCCATGGCACGCCGCAAGCACTTCTTTGAACGGCGTGACGCCAGCTGGGAAAAGATGCTGCCCTATCGCTCCGCCAAACGCATGGTGGAGATCGTTCGAGGCGAAATGCCCATCGACGAACTCACGAGCGAAATCTTGCATGCCATCAACCGAGGCGAGGGGCTGCAGCGCCCGGAGCGCCTTGGAGCCAGCCTGGCTTTGCAGTTGCGGCAGGTCGAACACGGTACGGTTCGGAGCTATCGGCTCTTCCCTGTGGAGGGCTTTGGGCTGCAGGTACAAGACTTTGCGGCCAAGGCGCGCTTTGTTGAACACCTGCCGACCGGTCTGCTGCTGAAGTACCAAGGCCAAGGCGCAGGTGCCATCAGCAGCGAACTGATCATCAACCTCGACGTGTTCGAGATGCTGGTGCGGCTGAATGAAGGCTATCGGCCAAGCGTTGAAGAGATGCAGGGTTTCTATCTCTGCCTTGGCGTGTTCAAGAACAGCCTCAACGCTCAGCCTTACCGCGAAATTCTGCTGACCACCACGGGGCACGACTTCTTCCGTTTGGCCCGCCATGACGATGGTCGGGTGGAGATGCGTTTGCTGCACGGCCCGGTGGGGGGCGCTCGCCAAGAAGAAGCCGCAGAGAGCGGCGCCAGGGGGAACTGA
- a CDS encoding ATP-binding protein, whose amino-acid sequence MSQGLRELNNQELNAALESVLLPKLSQLLAARELGHCMRVTDLDRELMIRLAGGLRAAVPAANVVVLADEGLRAMAPDMAVSSTKLVELRNPLPNDELRPPLLVFVPNDLRASAEDSFGVATFEEVSIDGAYAELNGQLLAQVPANLRMAVEACLSELRRRDSRWRYADDAAVARYLLTCQINEFDPDAMGAALFELALVPDFELFQQSERAPARVARNRECVERVTWSTKTERVRALELGLLDPVFCKQLGEFFSRIGVSNPKEWTQAIVRDRVNWPLAFNKWLFEDGGVNPDAIYIGDVALPDLPVVKDDNEDPRLAELIGHKVLPISKTGLKKFSVSFRVDPVPSKVEGLSRFVAEVVSRDNGPTGLRRRKAAWTKGTDSGAISFSSIGKIDWEEGWHYVRVYAETEDGDRIPLADGEGNPIRFNTDAAETHASPNESDLFYVVTDDEVEVEPPQRAVPREASLMHAVLRARFAAVTQDRDPGAVTVTGCGWVERNSKAMASGETLEIRLGKEGKANVLVSSLLANLERAFLEDTEGLNRLRLSISASGVATRSTTSFKWPGSDEVTRFRQARQSFFAAVLKGDQRLIMQASDLLSLQEPAQNYASAYLAWIDTALARASSTETAVARQAMDELRYALTIDSVALVLEDYQGRRRDAVLLGPTHPLRANWHVAWSHLGQAWMEQSRVSNKEFVIPTRDAVIKQLAPAAFPPVVPFGEELGRTALAVDNINPFWSLYAATDEKDPRGLIGEVCAALGLPEPAIGGATIDSAYLAARVQRYLVQHPYVETLTINAFNAGRAGAMAEVLLALQRHPDFADLRYDIRLFVLDPAAPSTGEALLELLSPDSGTSAKEVDAFSTPTNSHLHPKLRLAIRAIKEFREDPDLHAAHLSFLFDLFPAEEIRAVDVQDSDDSSFVHGLVQPFEVDYLEDEQSITWLRRPLHGAAQPLEGAEALSDLMGGVSRAVSVAVATVARSQYLPHARPVVALSLSADERAMLHQVHEVSDWVLTIDRNLGIEFFDHRRHATRPDYLIDHSPDMASAMSHRLAITSRSVAELESLLIPILGEYGLPNTGRHALVMLDQLRSLSGRLALKLLSSSSQRAEAMGLALSRLFLEHQGVFQNQVVVPLDAHLELYKALKQSAEEMGDEVSFRRTDLALFDLDPASRVVTCRLVEVKCYSQVGDVAAYAQLKASIAEQIAQSEHVLAYHFDPRMADVDRPDRPVKNRDLAALLGFYLDRSERYGVVLPEAAEEAHYFLRRLDERPYTLQFTRSAVVFDFSKPGTEPAEHENGIEFYRIGSDLIRQLVESAVTDTETVASVQYVRAADTAREVTQELLRRRELAPAVPTFETAAFLSPPRDRTLAWDDSPRVKYTQHEVVANAPVREPEPAALAQVAPLPVETVQAASTDKPPLPVDEPSADATATAEQAPASVLVAKKEAPQGATVTRPQTQDGEATDSRVAYDIMLGATGATPQYGLIGEVSGRKVALDLNQTHTISLFGVQGGGKSYTLGSVAEMASLQIPGINCLPEPLSTVIFHYSPTMDYKPEFTSMVGANSVEDQVRALKEVYGAEPKALADVLLLVPADKIEERQAEYPDIEVRPLQFSASELKASHWKFLMGAVGNQATYIRQIMRIMKAMRDDITLEGLRAGIDASSVPDHLKELARMRLELAAEYINDGTSLTEVVRPGRLIIVDLRDEFIEKDEALGLFVVLLQLFADARIDGRSFNKLVVFDEAHKYIESPDLVAGLIEVVREMRHKGVSIMVASQDPPSVPVSLIELSSQIIMHKFNSPAWLKHIQKANAALGNLTPERMALLKAGEAYVWSSKATDESFSKGAVKLRCRPRVTQHGGATRVAVKD is encoded by the coding sequence ATGAGTCAGGGACTGCGTGAACTCAACAATCAAGAACTGAACGCCGCGCTGGAATCCGTTCTGCTTCCAAAGCTATCCCAGTTGCTTGCCGCTCGCGAGCTTGGGCATTGCATGCGGGTCACAGACTTGGATCGAGAGCTGATGATCCGCTTGGCTGGCGGCCTGCGGGCTGCCGTGCCGGCAGCGAACGTCGTGGTGCTGGCGGACGAGGGCTTGCGAGCGATGGCGCCGGACATGGCTGTCAGCAGCACCAAGCTGGTTGAGCTGCGGAATCCGCTACCGAACGATGAGCTTCGGCCCCCATTGCTGGTCTTCGTGCCGAACGACCTGCGTGCTTCAGCGGAAGATTCTTTTGGCGTCGCAACGTTCGAAGAGGTCTCGATCGATGGCGCGTATGCGGAGCTGAATGGGCAGTTGCTGGCTCAGGTTCCTGCCAACTTGCGGATGGCCGTGGAGGCCTGCTTGAGCGAGTTGCGGCGGCGTGATAGCCGGTGGCGGTATGCCGATGACGCTGCTGTGGCTCGTTACCTGCTCACCTGCCAGATCAATGAGTTTGATCCGGACGCGATGGGCGCAGCGCTGTTTGAACTTGCTCTGGTGCCGGACTTTGAGTTGTTCCAACAGTCCGAGCGCGCACCTGCGCGGGTGGCGCGCAACCGAGAGTGCGTTGAGCGCGTGACCTGGTCTACCAAGACAGAGCGCGTTCGCGCGCTTGAGCTGGGCTTGCTGGACCCCGTGTTCTGCAAGCAGCTTGGCGAGTTCTTCTCCCGCATCGGCGTCTCCAATCCCAAGGAGTGGACGCAAGCCATCGTTCGTGACCGCGTGAATTGGCCACTTGCGTTCAACAAATGGTTGTTTGAGGACGGGGGAGTCAACCCCGACGCCATCTACATCGGCGATGTCGCACTGCCTGACTTGCCCGTGGTGAAGGATGACAACGAAGACCCCAGGTTGGCTGAGTTGATCGGGCACAAGGTGCTGCCCATCTCAAAAACCGGGCTCAAGAAGTTCAGTGTTTCTTTCCGTGTTGACCCGGTGCCGTCCAAGGTCGAAGGGCTGTCGCGCTTCGTGGCAGAAGTTGTGTCGCGCGACAACGGGCCGACAGGCCTGCGTAGGCGAAAGGCCGCCTGGACCAAAGGAACCGACTCCGGCGCGATTTCTTTTTCGTCGATTGGCAAGATCGACTGGGAGGAAGGCTGGCACTACGTGCGGGTGTATGCAGAGACCGAGGACGGTGATCGCATCCCTCTCGCGGACGGAGAAGGCAATCCCATCCGGTTCAACACTGATGCAGCGGAGACGCACGCCAGCCCCAACGAAAGTGACCTCTTTTACGTGGTCACCGACGACGAGGTGGAGGTAGAACCACCACAGCGTGCGGTCCCGCGTGAGGCAAGCTTGATGCATGCGGTGCTACGTGCACGTTTTGCAGCGGTGACTCAGGATCGTGATCCTGGAGCCGTTACTGTGACCGGCTGCGGCTGGGTGGAGCGCAATAGCAAGGCCATGGCCAGCGGCGAAACCTTGGAGATTCGCCTGGGCAAGGAGGGTAAGGCGAACGTCTTGGTGTCCAGCCTTTTGGCGAACCTGGAGCGCGCGTTTCTTGAAGACACGGAAGGTCTTAACCGCTTGAGACTTTCGATAAGCGCTTCGGGTGTTGCCACCCGATCTACGACGTCATTCAAGTGGCCAGGCTCGGACGAGGTGACCCGATTCCGACAGGCTCGACAGTCGTTCTTCGCCGCAGTGCTCAAGGGAGACCAACGGCTGATCATGCAGGCCAGCGATCTTCTGTCCCTTCAGGAACCGGCTCAGAACTACGCGTCCGCCTACTTGGCTTGGATCGACACAGCGCTTGCACGTGCCAGCTCCACAGAGACGGCCGTTGCGCGGCAAGCAATGGATGAGCTTCGCTATGCGCTCACCATCGATTCAGTGGCCCTCGTGCTGGAGGACTACCAAGGCAGGCGACGAGATGCTGTGCTGCTGGGCCCAACGCATCCTTTGCGTGCCAACTGGCATGTTGCATGGAGCCATCTCGGCCAGGCCTGGATGGAGCAGAGCCGGGTTAGCAACAAAGAGTTTGTGATCCCGACACGTGACGCAGTGATCAAGCAGCTTGCGCCAGCGGCATTTCCGCCGGTTGTTCCCTTCGGTGAGGAGCTGGGGCGGACAGCGCTGGCTGTGGACAACATCAACCCGTTCTGGTCCTTGTACGCGGCGACCGATGAGAAAGACCCTCGTGGCCTGATTGGCGAGGTTTGTGCTGCCTTGGGCTTGCCAGAACCAGCCATCGGCGGGGCAACCATAGATAGTGCTTATCTTGCCGCGCGCGTGCAGCGTTATCTTGTCCAGCACCCATATGTGGAGACGCTGACGATCAACGCCTTCAACGCGGGGCGCGCAGGTGCAATGGCCGAGGTGCTGCTGGCACTCCAGCGACATCCTGATTTCGCCGATCTGCGTTACGACATCCGACTCTTCGTGCTTGATCCTGCAGCGCCCTCGACCGGGGAAGCGTTGCTGGAACTCTTGTCGCCAGACTCGGGAACGAGCGCCAAGGAGGTAGACGCTTTTTCGACGCCGACCAACAGTCATTTGCACCCCAAGCTGCGACTGGCCATTCGTGCGATCAAGGAATTCCGTGAGGATCCGGATTTGCATGCGGCGCACCTGTCTTTCTTGTTTGACTTGTTCCCTGCTGAGGAAATTCGAGCAGTTGATGTTCAGGACAGTGACGACTCTTCGTTTGTCCATGGTCTGGTTCAGCCCTTCGAAGTGGACTATCTGGAAGACGAGCAGTCCATCACTTGGCTGCGTCGTCCGCTTCATGGCGCGGCGCAGCCGCTGGAGGGGGCAGAGGCGCTATCCGACCTCATGGGTGGCGTTTCCCGTGCTGTCTCGGTCGCAGTGGCGACAGTTGCTCGCAGTCAATACCTGCCGCATGCGCGCCCTGTTGTTGCGCTGAGCCTGTCCGCAGATGAGCGTGCCATGCTCCATCAGGTTCATGAGGTCAGTGATTGGGTGCTTACGATTGATCGGAACTTGGGGATCGAGTTCTTCGACCATCGTCGGCATGCCACACGGCCAGACTATCTGATCGATCACTCGCCCGACATGGCGAGCGCGATGAGCCATCGATTGGCGATTACCTCGCGGTCCGTTGCTGAGCTGGAGTCTTTGCTGATTCCCATCTTGGGCGAGTACGGATTGCCCAATACGGGCCGACATGCCTTGGTGATGCTGGATCAGCTTCGATCGTTGTCCGGCAGGCTGGCCTTGAAGCTACTGTCCTCCTCATCCCAGCGCGCTGAGGCGATGGGCTTGGCGCTCTCGCGTTTGTTCCTCGAACACCAAGGCGTTTTCCAGAACCAGGTCGTCGTGCCGTTGGACGCGCACTTGGAGTTGTACAAGGCGTTGAAGCAAAGCGCTGAAGAAATGGGCGATGAAGTCAGCTTCCGTCGGACTGACCTTGCCCTGTTCGACCTCGACCCAGCAAGCCGTGTGGTGACATGTCGGTTGGTCGAAGTGAAGTGCTATAGCCAAGTGGGTGACGTTGCTGCCTACGCGCAGTTGAAGGCCTCGATCGCCGAGCAGATCGCTCAGTCCGAGCACGTCTTGGCCTATCACTTCGACCCCAGGATGGCTGACGTAGATCGGCCTGACCGCCCCGTCAAGAATCGCGATCTTGCCGCACTGCTGGGCTTTTACCTAGACCGATCCGAACGCTATGGCGTGGTCTTGCCAGAAGCCGCCGAAGAGGCGCACTACTTCCTGCGACGCCTTGATGAGCGGCCTTACACCCTGCAGTTCACACGAAGTGCCGTGGTGTTTGACTTCAGCAAGCCAGGTACTGAGCCCGCCGAGCATGAAAATGGCATCGAGTTCTATCGGATCGGTAGTGATTTGATCCGGCAGCTGGTGGAATCGGCCGTGACGGACACTGAAACGGTGGCCAGCGTCCAGTACGTACGCGCTGCCGACACAGCGCGAGAGGTCACGCAGGAACTGCTTCGTCGCAGGGAGTTGGCGCCAGCTGTTCCTACCTTTGAAACGGCGGCCTTCCTCAGCCCGCCACGGGATCGAACACTCGCGTGGGATGACAGTCCGAGGGTCAAATACACGCAGCATGAGGTGGTTGCCAACGCGCCCGTGAGGGAGCCGGAACCCGCCGCCTTGGCGCAGGTGGCTCCTCTGCCAGTTGAAACCGTACAGGCTGCAAGCACTGACAAGCCACCACTGCCAGTAGACGAGCCGAGTGCGGATGCGACTGCGACGGCGGAACAGGCGCCTGCGTCGGTTCTTGTTGCGAAGAAAGAGGCTCCCCAGGGTGCGACCGTTACACGGCCGCAGACTCAAGATGGCGAGGCTACCGATAGCCGCGTGGCTTACGACATCATGCTCGGTGCCACGGGAGCAACACCACAGTACGGCCTGATTGGTGAAGTGTCTGGGCGCAAGGTGGCACTTGACCTCAATCAGACCCACACCATCAGCCTGTTCGGCGTTCAGGGCGGCGGCAAGAGCTACACCTTGGGCAGCGTCGCAGAGATGGCTTCGCTGCAGATCCCTGGTATCAACTGCCTTCCCGAGCCGCTGTCCACGGTGATCTTCCACTACAGCCCCACGATGGACTACAAGCCCGAGTTCACGTCAATGGTGGGGGCGAACTCGGTGGAAGATCAGGTTCGTGCGCTGAAGGAAGTGTATGGCGCGGAGCCGAAGGCGCTCGCGGATGTGTTGCTTCTCGTACCCGCCGACAAGATCGAAGAGCGTCAGGCCGAGTACCCCGACATCGAAGTGCGGCCTTTGCAGTTCTCGGCTTCAGAGCTGAAGGCTTCGCACTGGAAATTTTTGATGGGCGCCGTGGGCAATCAAGCTACGTACATTCGTCAGATCATGCGCATCATGAAGGCGATGCGCGACGACATCACCCTTGAGGGCTTGCGTGCAGGCATCGATGCATCGTCGGTTCCCGATCACCTCAAGGAGCTGGCTCGGATGCGCCTCGAACTGGCCGCTGAGTACATCAACGACGGAACCTCGCTCACTGAGGTGGTGAGGCCTGGCCGACTGATCATTGTGGACCTGCGGGACGAATTCATCGAGAAGGACGAAGCCCTCGGACTGTTCGTCGTGCTCTTGCAGTTGTTCGCTGATGCGCGCATCGATGGGCGCAGCTTCAACAAGCTGGTGGTGTTCGATGAGGCCCACAAATACATCGAGAGTCCCGACCTGGTTGCCGGGCTCATCGAAGTGGTCCGAGAGATGCGGCACAAAGGCGTCAGCATCATGGTCGCAAGCCAAGACCCACCATCTGTGCCTGTCAGCCTGATCGAGCTGTCCAGCCAGATCATCATGCACAAGTTCAACTCGCCTGCTTGGTTGAAGCACATCCAGAAAGCCAACGCTGCACTCGGCAACCTGACGCCAGAGCGCATGGCCCTGCTGAAAGCCGGAGAGGCTTATGTGTGGTCAAGCAAGGCGACGGATGAGTCGTTTTCCAAGGGAGCCGTCAAGCTTCGGTGCAGACCCAGGGTAACGCAGCACGGCGGGGCAACTCGGGTGGCCGTGAAGGACTAA